The Meiothermus ruber DSM 1279 genome includes the window CGCGGCGCTTGATGCGCCAGTGGGTCACATTTTGTGTATCGGCCTGCCCCGGCTCCTCTCCCGTACCAACGCTGGCAAGCCCTTCAGGCGTGACGTAAGCATCTATAACCCGGTCGACCATCGGCCCCACAAAAGCCAGGGCCAGCGCCCCGAAGCCCGTGGTGTCTTTCTCAACTTCTCGCATAAACGCGCGGTTGAGATCGGATTTCAGGCTTTCCCGCACCCTGGGAAAGTCCACATATCTTGAAACGGCCGAAGCGTTGTTGGTTGCTATGGCCCGCTGCAACCCGCGAAGGGCAAGGTAGGGGGAGAACCAAAAATAAGCGAACCCCAGCACCATAGCCGCAATCGCTACCCACAACCACTGTTTACTGCGCATCTTCACCCTCCATGGAGATGGTCTCTTCCTTAGCAACGGTACGGTAGAAAGCCCTGGCCCATTTCTGTTGCACTGGCTTGCGCTCACGGTTCCAGGCCAGCAGGTCGCGCAGGAGTTCCGACCAGTAGATGCGGATGTCGTCCTGGCTCTCAATAAGCTGCACCATCTGGCGCAGGCGGTAGGGCAACTGCTCTTCATCGGCATCCAGCAGGGCGATAAAGCGCTGCTCGATGCTTTTGGACTGGTCGCGCGCAAGGTAAAGCTGTGCAATGGCGTGACCCAGCGTGCGGCGGTAGCCTTTATTCACGCCTCCTTCATTGTTCTGGCCCACCTCAGGCTCCTCTTCATCTTTGCGAAACTGCTCCAGCTCCGATGAAGAGACCGTGCTGGCCCACAAACCGGCCACCAGGTAATAACAAATCCGCTCCCAGCGATCTTCGTGCTCGTCCTGGATGCGCCCCAGGAACCCCTCAACCAGCGGAACCACCTCCGCTCCCGGCGCATCCAGGCCGCGGCGCATCCGTGCCAGGTCGGCTGGCGTGCTGCGCTGGCGCAGGTACCGTACAAAAGCCTGTTCTCTACTGACTTCCTTTTGCACCCACTACCTCCTTTTGTTTGTAGATATGGGCCAGCAAAATGCCCTCGCCCTTGTGAACGGCCCGCAAAGCCCGGGCATCGTCCCCCGCGGCCAAAGCAGCAAGCCGCCAGGCCTGCAGGGCCTCGCGCTGGAGAATCTCGCGCCAGGCCCGCTCGAGCCGAGCCTGCTGCTTTTCGAAATCGGGGCCGAGCTGGCTTATCCAATCGGCGAAATGGCCCTCGAGCGCCGACCAGTAAGCCACCTGGTGAGGAAAGCTCCGGGCCAGCTTGCTCACGTCGTCTTTATGGGGCTTGCGATCCCCCATGGACAGCAACCCGGCGGCCAGGGCTCGAGCAGCCCCATTCAAAACCTCTCCCATCACTTCGGCTTCGTTCAGGCATTGCTCGACAAAAGCGCGCAGGTCGGTCTCGCCCAAAATGGCCTCGGGCAGGCGGTATATCTCCCCCCGCCAGAGTTCGACCTTGGCCTGATCACTGGCCTGACCCGCCACCATCACGGGGAGGCCCCGCTGCCTGAAATGGCGGCCCAGGGCGCGGTAAACGTTGCGGGCATGGTCGGCCACGGCCAGCCCCTGGGCCGAGCCGGGCTTGGGCAGCAAAGCGGCAAAGTCGCGCCACAAGGCCCGGCCCTCGCTAAAGCCGAGGGGGCGCTCTCTGGTGGGGTCTTTGGGGTCAGGGCGAAACGCCACCATCGGGTCGCGCCGAACCTGGCTCTCCTCGTAGCGAACCCCCGAGGCGTAGGCGATCCAGCGTACGATAGTCTGACCATCTTCCTCCTCAGGGTGCAGGCGCACCGCGCGCGCGAGCCAGGTGTAGCGGTGCACGATGCCCTTGGCGCTGGCCCTGGCCCGCTCGCAGTCCGCCAGGTCGGCAACCTTCAGGGGCTCCTGCTCCCAGGTGGCGAAATCGTGCTCGTGCTCCCTTTTGGGATAGGCCACTAGGTTCAGGCACAGCGTCTGGTGGAGGTTGTCGCCCAGCACCAGCGCCAGAGCCGCCGTCGCGACCGGCGCCGTGGCGGTGTGGCACAGCACGCTCTTGCCTGCAGAAAGGGCAAAGGTCTGGTTGGCCACCAACAGCCGGGCGGCCTCGGCGGGCAGGAGGGGGCGGGGCCTCGAGGTGACGGTGTGGTCGAAGAGCACCTTGTTGTTGTCGGAGTTGAGTTCGGGGGCCAGCACCGTCCAGGAGCGGCAGGAGCGCTCGAGACTGAAGTCGGGCACCTGGTAGAAGGGCCGCTCGGGGTGGAACAGGTCGAAGCGATCCCGGTACTTACTCAGATAGGTCTGAATCTTTCCGCGATCGAACCCCTCTTCGAACCACTCGGCCGCCTCGTAGGCATCGGCGGGGCCCTCCAGCGCCCGGTGCAGCACCGCCAGCAGCAAGCGGTGCAAGGCCGCCGTCACCAGCGGGCTGGGGTCTTCGATGCGCTCGAACTTGTGAGCCTCGAGCAGGGCCTGCTCGAGGCTCACAAGCAAAAGCTCGTTTCCCGTTCGCACGGGAATCCAGGGCTGGGTTATTAGATTAAACGTGGGCAAAACACACCTCCTTTTAGCTTCGGAACTTGGCAGCATGAACACAGATGTCACAATCCCATTCATCGAGCGAGCCGTACTGTTCGAACAACCTGTATTCTCCCAGTCTTAATTCGAGTTCAGCTCTGAGTTTTGCTATGTTGGGAACATTTGCAGCGCGCGCTGCATCCATCACTAGCTCAACCAGTTCATCGTCTGCTAAAATGCCA containing:
- a CDS encoding DUF2939 domain-containing protein, with the translated sequence MRSKQWLWVAIAAMVLGFAYFWFSPYLALRGLQRAIATNNASAVSRYVDFPRVRESLKSDLNRAFMREVEKDTTGFGALALAFVGPMVDRVIDAYVTPEGLASVGTGEEPGQADTQNVTHWRIKRRGLSEAFIHAKDNPNEGLVMERQGLGWKVVRLQIDLNLSQ
- the casB gene encoding type I-E CRISPR-associated protein Cse2/CasB, whose protein sequence is MQKEVSREQAFVRYLRQRSTPADLARMRRGLDAPGAEVVPLVEGFLGRIQDEHEDRWERICYYLVAGLWASTVSSSELEQFRKDEEEPEVGQNNEGGVNKGYRRTLGHAIAQLYLARDQSKSIEQRFIALLDADEEQLPYRLRQMVQLIESQDDIRIYWSELLRDLLAWNRERKPVQQKWARAFYRTVAKEETISMEGEDAQ
- the casA gene encoding type I-E CRISPR-associated protein Cse1/CasA, whose translation is MPTFNLITQPWIPVRTGNELLLVSLEQALLEAHKFERIEDPSPLVTAALHRLLLAVLHRALEGPADAYEAAEWFEEGFDRGKIQTYLSKYRDRFDLFHPERPFYQVPDFSLERSCRSWTVLAPELNSDNNKVLFDHTVTSRPRPLLPAEAARLLVANQTFALSAGKSVLCHTATAPVATAALALVLGDNLHQTLCLNLVAYPKREHEHDFATWEQEPLKVADLADCERARASAKGIVHRYTWLARAVRLHPEEEDGQTIVRWIAYASGVRYEESQVRRDPMVAFRPDPKDPTRERPLGFSEGRALWRDFAALLPKPGSAQGLAVADHARNVYRALGRHFRQRGLPVMVAGQASDQAKVELWRGEIYRLPEAILGETDLRAFVEQCLNEAEVMGEVLNGAARALAAGLLSMGDRKPHKDDVSKLARSFPHQVAYWSALEGHFADWISQLGPDFEKQQARLERAWREILQREALQAWRLAALAAGDDARALRAVHKGEGILLAHIYKQKEVVGAKGSQ